One Algoriphagus sp. Y33 genomic window, CGGGGAACTGTGGTCACCTTTGGACCTGCTGAAAACCTAACGAAACGACAGCACATGAATGAACTCATGGGTGTAAGTTGCCACGAGCTCTATCATGCCTGGAATGTCTGCCGGATCAGACCTAAGGAAATTGCACCTTACAACTTTGCCAATGAGGCTTACCACCAAGCAGGATGGGTGGCAGAGGGAATCACAACCTATATGGGCGATGTCTTTCTATTGAAATCAGGTTATTTTACACTAAAAGAATATTGTGAAACTTTTGAAAAAGTTCTGAACAGAGAATCTCTAAACTTTGGCTGGCGCAACCAATCTATCTTAGAATCCAGCTTTGATCTTTGGATAGATGGGTATGTAGCTGGAATACCCGACAAAAAAGTGAGTATTTACACCCATGGTGCATTGATTGCTTTTTGTTTGGACGCTATGCTTCTGGATGAAAATTCTTCCCTTCATCACGTGATGAAGATCCTCTGGAAACGATTCGGCAAACCACAAATTGGGTACTCTATGGAGGAAGTATGGGAAGCAATACTTTCACAGACCGATCACCCTATTTATTTCAATCAATTCTACGAAGATCATATCGCAGGCAAAGAAGATATTTTTCCTGTCGTAGAAAAGTATTTTAATTCACTGGGTTTTGAGCTGCAAACCAATGCCGGAGAAGACTGTTTAGCTTCGGGTTTTGGAATTATCAAGGGTGAAGACGGCAAAGTCAGCAAAATCCATCCCTCAAGCGATGCTTATAAAAAACTAATGGTGGGAGATCTAATAAACTCACAAAATCTTGACAATAAAATACTTAAGATATCCGTAAATCGATATGGGAGAAATCTCGATATGGAATTACGCACTACAGACAAGCTTCTTTTCCAAAACCATGTCCTAGTAGACAAAAAAAATAATCCCAAGAGAGATACATGGATCAATGGCTAATGCAAAAAGGCTGCCCTCACAGACAGCCCTTTAACTTTAAATCTTTCACATTAGACTCTTCTAATTAAATAAAGTATCATCCAAATCCTGATTGAATAAAATGGAAATCACCCTTGCTTCCATTGGCATCGGCATCATACTGTTTGTAATACTCATCGCCATTGGCATCATAAGACCATCCACTTCCTGATAGTCCTTATAGATAACTGTTCCAATTTCCGTTGACTCCGTCTGCAGCTTCAATCCGGTAGCTACGCTGTAATATTCCGTAGTATTACCTTCTCCGCCTATTTCAAATATAAGCTTGTGGGCTTGCTCTCCTTCTATTTCAGCAGTTCCACCATAGGTCACGTTGATTCCCAATTCATCCAGATACAACTCGCGGAAAGCGTAAACCTGATTCCGTACAGCTTCTACCTGCTCTTCCGTGAAAACCTGCTCCTGGCCCATCGCGGTCACTTTACCGACACCATCTTTCAATACAGTCTTTGACAATACATTGC contains:
- a CDS encoding M61 family peptidase, whose amino-acid sequence is MISYYIESHNPLSQYIQIALHIPVRHLSPVRLQLPAWRAGRYQLTNYAQNIRSLSVLTPIGKQVPASKLTKDLWEFIPDHVGEYQVCYEYHCARMDAGSCWVDDEQIYLNFVNCCFDVEGQSEEKIQVNVTFPAHFQSCTTLLSENSKLFASSFQQLADSSFLASQNLTHEAFKINDVNFHLWFHGKVLFDLTEFKNNIQLFAGKQIEAFGEFPVDEYHFIYQLLPYPHYHGVEHQRGTVVTFGPAENLTKRQHMNELMGVSCHELYHAWNVCRIRPKEIAPYNFANEAYHQAGWVAEGITTYMGDVFLLKSGYFTLKEYCETFEKVLNRESLNFGWRNQSILESSFDLWIDGYVAGIPDKKVSIYTHGALIAFCLDAMLLDENSSLHHVMKILWKRFGKPQIGYSMEEVWEAILSQTDHPIYFNQFYEDHIAGKEDIFPVVEKYFNSLGFELQTNAGEDCLASGFGIIKGEDGKVSKIHPSSDAYKKLMVGDLINSQNLDNKILKISVNRYGRNLDMELRTTDKLLFQNHVLVDKKNNPKRDTWING
- a CDS encoding peptidase, M16 family protein; its protein translation is MKKSILIFALALLALPVATKAGMEEKESLSIVKVDNSVKEVIDSYVKATGGEANMKAVRNMEMKMQAEIQGMMLDISSVVDRENQRLLNLTEMDGNVLSKTVLKDGVGKVTAMGQEQVFTEEQVEAVRNQVYAFRELYLDELGINVTYGGTAEIEGEQAHKLIFEIGGEGNTTEYYSVATGLKLQTESTEIGTVIYKDYQEVDGLMMPMAMSITNSMMPMPMEARVISILFNQDLDDTLFN